AGAAATAATATATTTTATTGGGGAGTTTGACTATATTGATTAATGACAGTTAAGCTGAAAAAATATATTATTTTATTCTTAATTCAGGGGGTATTGATTATTGAGCGGGAATAATCAAAAAGTCTCTAACGCATTTATTTATTTAGCTTTCATTATTTGTGTTTGGCTTATTTATTTTATATTTACGGTTGCTATATTAGTTTTGTTCTGCAACTTTAGTCGAGCAATCTTTCCTGCTCTGATAATATCTAGCATCCTAACATTATTGTTTGTCATAATACAGACTTCATTTAAGCATTTGAATTCAATTAATAACGAAGATGATTAAATTTAAAAAGCTGCCTTGTTAAGGTAGCTTTTTTGTTGTGTTTTTTTAAGAAATAAAACAACTTCCTGGATGATGATATTTATTACTAACTATTCAAATCAATCCAGTATCGACAAAATAATTTTCCTGTACTAGGTTCTTTGATGATGTTTTCAAGGACGCCACCATTGGATTCGATTGTCTTACGGCTAGCGATATTCCATTCTTCAGCGGTAACCAAGACAGGTGAAATTTTACGTTGCTGATAAATGTTCAGTGTTAATTCTAACATTTTCTTAGCTATTCCCTGTTGACGCCAGGCAGGGGCAACGCCGTATCCTATATGTCCTCCAAAATTAAGCAAGTGGTCATTTAACTGCCAGCGAGCTG
The Leuconostoc suionicum genome window above contains:
- a CDS encoding GNAT family N-acetyltransferase; its protein translation is MTFRELKQSDENIFNDWIKSWTTESTIVSVAKPITGSFAEYLANLEQMKNNSINNFVPANNYFFIEDGLIKGGVSARWQLNDHLLNFGGHIGYGVAPAWRQQGIAKKMLELTLNIYQQRKISPVLVTAEEWNIASRKTIESNGGVLENIIKEPSTGKLFCRYWIDLNS